The genomic region TGGTTGTTAAGATAGGACGACAGTCATCGCGGCCATGGGGGATTGCAGCCTAACCTCTGCCCACCTGTGGATTTGCTACCTGTGACGTGGGTTTTGTTAGGTTTCCCCACGCCCCAGCGCCAAGTGGTGCTGCCGAATGGGCAGGTATGCACAGCAAAAAACGGTCAGTGTACTAGTTTTGTGACGATATGGGggcgtttgggggttgtttcAATGTATTTtatgggggtggttgtttttggtgttGACATTTTGTGCCTCTTGCAATGTGACTTGTTTGATGTGAAATGGTGATAGttttcttggtgttgaggaatGACTTGAGTGAGTTTGACCCCGTCCCTCTGCGCCTGTCCTTCTATCCCTCTGTCCCTCTGTCCCTCTGTCCTTCTCTCTTGTGATCTTGTTCGTTCAAATATCTCTACTCTCAACCACCGCTTTCCATACTTACCTGATGATTACATTCCGTAATGATTCCATTCCGTTCTCTACATCATCTTTCGATCCCGCATAAGTGGAGAGCGATATTGCAAAAGTCATGTGCATTTTTCCTCCTTGAGGCTCCCATAACACTTCAATCTTGGCGACGACACTCGCCGCATCAGCTCCGCTCTGTTGGTATAACCTCACTTCGATCTCTTCAAGCTTCATGCTTCGCTACCTACCATTTCCTTCTCCCCACTCCATGGCCGCCATCCAGATTATTCGTGCTTGGACTCTACTTTGCAGATTCTCCATGCTGTCCCATCCCTGCAAAGTGCACCCGCACACAGCTCATCGTGACGTGATGGCCACCATCTCAAACTCCCAACTTGATGACCAGCAACCCAAACCACAAACTTTCACGACACATCTCTGCAACACATCCGGTGCTCTCTTCAGAACGCCCATCAATTTTATCGCCTCATTTGCCCAAATTCCAAGCCATATTATCAACTTGCACACGTTGTACGAACCGGTCAACACCATGCACGAAATCGGCGATGCAGTCATATACAAAGGCATGCTATTCCCCTATTTCTTGTACATTGCATACTCATTCTGACGACATCTCAAAACAGGCGCGGAAGGCGACGAAGCCCTCGGCATCGTAAGGTCAGTCATGGAGCCGATGAGCAAGACCGCCGCGACGTTATACGAGGTATGTAATGTGCCCCCTTTCTACCCTCCCGAAAtttctcttccccccccaacaccccccaaccccgtccCCGCCTCTTTTGCTGACCCCCCCTCCAGATCCAAGACATCGAATCAGGCGAAACCTTCACCGTCGTCGAGACAAGAgtccacaaccccccaaccatcCCGAGTAGTAGTACATCATGATGATTCGGCCAGCCTGTTTTCTCTCTCTAATATATCTTGGCGTTCGcggaggaaaaaaaggggaaaagTGGATCCTGTAAATAAAACCCCCAGGGGGGGCTGACTCATGCGGCGTGTTTTTTCCCCCCAGCCACACTGGCCCCAATGATATAATGAACACCTGTTGCAAAGTCTCATCGGAACTGAACTGGCTCAATGGTCTAGTGGTATGATTCGCGCTTCGGGAATTAATCTTGAACTTTAAAAAAAGTCGAGAAGCCCCATCAGAGTTTCTGATGATGATTGTGCGAGGTCTCGGGTTCGAATCCCGATTGAGCCCTTTTTTTAATCTTGGTTATTTTCATCACACTTTTtaagtgatgatgatggtggttgctattcttttggtgatggtggtggttattccattcggtggtggtggtggtgggaggggggttgggttgggttgcaAATAGGAGGAGCTGTGGTGATATCTATctcttgttgatgttgtatTATGTCTTTGCGCTAATAACTAtcctttctcctccttttgcgCTTGCGCGCAAAGAAGGTATCCTCCACTGTTGGGCCCTCTGAAACAGTCCATATCAAGACTTCGGGGCGGTcaggggctggggaggtCGGAGGTGGAGTTGCGACTGCAAATGGATCCCAGTATGTTGTCAGTATAACAAGGCGAAAGTTGGACGGTTGGGAAAAGAGAACTGCTGCTCACCTTGTTGACTCCCCTGCCCACCATCAACGCTACTCTGCGTGGTGCTCAGCCGCTCCGTGTCGGACTCGTCCTGCTCGGAGAGCATCCTCTCCATGCTCCTACGCGGTGAAACTGGTATATGCCCTGTCGAACTCGTAGGAAAGAGAAGCagctggttgttgctgctagTAGGGCTCGGGTTGTAGTACCCAATGCCGCCGCTGGGCGACTCGGAGCTCATCACCTCCAAGTCCCCGAACGGCAACGACGGACTCCTTCCCTGGGGTGGTTCCCTCGACCGGTTTTGCAGCAAAGTTTTGGCAGCCACGAAACGCTGGTAGTGGACTTGGAGTTCTTGCATGTTGGCGTCATGTTGGGATTGCCCCCCTGCAACCCAGCCAAACCGTTTCTTCACTGTGGTCTTTGGACGTTTGGCGTCTTTATCACCTCGATGTTTTGGAGATTGGTCTTCTGATTTAACCTGAAGGGAACGGGCGCTGGAGCTGATGAGATCGTCCAGGTTTCGGATGGCTTCTTGGATTTCTTCAAAGTCATCATTGCTTGCGGTTTCGGATCTTTTGACGTCGAAGACTCTGTCGCGGAGGGCTTTTGCGTTGGTGATTTCGGCTTGGACGCTGGAGATTAAGCGGACGGCGCGTTGGATTTCTTCTGGGGCACCTTTCAAAGCTTGGATGGTTTGGGCGGCTGTGAAAGACTCGTTGAAGAGGCTTAGGcctgtggtgatgggttcTATCACTGCTGACATGGTTCGTTTGGTGGAGAGACAATGCCGGGACAAAGGGTCTCTGCAGACAAGACTTCTCTGGGGTATAATTGCTTTTATGGTAGGACTAGAAGGCTCGGTGTGTTGGGGGTGGCATGGTTCGCGATCCATCTCGGTCAGTGTTCCACAGGCGTCGATGGAGACGGCTGAGACGCATCATACTTCCCTTGGCGGTAGTCGGGGTTATGTTACCGCCCTGGAGGTGCATAATGAGCCCGAAGGCTTGATTTGTAATGACTGTGGACGTTCCGGAACTCTGGCAGGATGCGACCACACCTTTGGCTTCGCCACGATGGGCCGGCGAAGGAGTGCCTGTCCCTGATTGGGCTGTGCCTTCAAGGCACTATTGGCTCCTCCACAGCCGCTGCGCGCCATTCCCGCAGCCGCAACAGGCACTCACTGACATGATACAGCCCACAGGGAGCTTGGCTGGTTCAGGTAGTGAGGCGTGACGAGCAGGTGAGGTCGGCAGTTGTCCTCAAGGCTCACCAGATTGACATGGGGAAGAATGCGAGGTTGTTGACCGCTCATCATGAAGCTATTCTAGTGTTATAGCTGAAGCATCACCCAGGCGTCGACTTGagtccctcctcctcccactctaTCATAAAAGAGTTCTTGTCCGCGTACTGCTTGTCATCAATCCACATCTCAAACCGGGCATCCAGAGCTCCTACCACAAAGCAGACATCATACTTGATCTCGTAATACTcctgcttttcttttgtgaGCCTTCCAAAGATTCCAGGCCTTTTGACATATCTGGTGTGTGTTTCAATGTGTCGTCTGTCTACCGTTGAGAGATCAGATTCGACCGTGCAGAGGGGGAAGACGTCCACTGCCGCCGTGCTGTTAGTTTCCAAACTTGTAGTGGTACCGAAATAGGGGCGAACATACCATctgttttgctgctgggcaaGTCATCTTTGTCTCGGTGACATATCACAAGCTCTCTTCTAGAAACTCCCGGATGGTGACGGTTGTTGAAGGCTTTACTAAACCCTGGCCAGCGCACCCCTTCTTGTGTATTGATGTCTTGCCCCTGTGTCTGGTGAGGTCCTGTTCTGAAACgttggtgctgttgaagaaTACCATAGACTCACCTTTTTGATCACCCACTTGATCCGGTTCTCTACCACATACTCACCGTCAAGCCCGGACTGGATCTTTTCCCACTCCTCGTGCCGATGTGGATCCCATTTCTCTTGTGTGACAACGCCATAAGAAACTCGAGACTTTCTGACGCCCAGCACTGGCTTGCCATGCCGTGCCTTTTGCTTGcggtcaaggacaagacccTTTGCGACAGCAAGTGGCGGCTCGTCCCCGTCTgcagccaccaccttgaTGGGGAGTGGGAATGCCTCCCTAATCTTTTGCTGAACATATGCTGAGCTTCCCAATCCGCCGGATAAGATGAAGTATTTCTGGAACGCGTCAGTATCGTAATCTCTCCTTTCGCCGTTGAACAGTCTCAGGGACTCACAGGGCGTGGGACACCAGCCTTGGCACCATGCTCCAACATCTGACGtatggcgttgatgatgccCTCCACTTCAGGATCAAACAGACCTTGGAAGTCGGAACTGATGGGCGATGTTAGAGGGGTGCTAAATTTCTCTCCGAATTTGGCATGGGTGTACTTACTAGGAGAAGTTCATCTTGCCATCTGTGATCCTCGCCGAGGTGCTTGAGGTCCCCCCTGATCTGATGGGCACTGTTATTCTCGGCGTTCGAAATTGAGCTTCTGAAAAGTTGCCAAATTCATGTTTCCATGTCTGAAACTCTTCGCTATGCATCATTGTGTCCTCAGCATTCTTGTGAAAGACAAGGTGAGAGCGGCCAGCATTGGTGTCTGCCCTTGCCAGCGCCAACCGGCCATGGACCATCTTTGCGAACGCTAAATCGATGTTCGTTGAGCCAATGTTGATACCCTGCACAATGGCGCGCTCTCTAAGCTCGGCAATCTCGGCAGTGCCGCACTGCTCAAGCAAGGCAAAATCAGTGGTACCACCGCCAGCATCACAGGTCAAGATGACGTCCCCAGTCCGAAGGGTGATGTCCCCGTCCTTGGCGGTGTATACTGCCGCGGCCTGAGGTTCTGACAAACCCCATGAGACGCTGTGATTCTTTCCTCCAGTTCCGAAGCCGGCCTTTTTGATTTCTTTCATGAGAGCATCGCTGATTTCGAGGGACTGAAAGGTGGCCGGAAGACTGAAGACAAACTCGACCTTCTTGTGCCTCCACTCCTCGTTCTTTTGGAGGTTTCTGCTGATGTGTTTGTAGAGGCGCTCCATGTAATCTCGGTAATACTTCCGGACTTGTTCAATGGTTTCGAACTCGGGCTCCTCGCCATTTTCTCGGGCTCGTCGGATCATGATCTTGAGATACTTCTCATCAAGATATCGCTTGAACCACTCCACAGTCTTTTCGTGGTTGTTGCAGGTGAAGC from Podospora bellae-mahoneyi strain CBS 112042 chromosome 4, whole genome shotgun sequence harbors:
- a CDS encoding hypothetical protein (COG:O; EggNog:ENOG503NZYI), yielding MAPKPDEADLTVGIDFGMTCTGVAVAKKHQESPRMIQQWPLPDQKSGTHNKVPSTLLYDHKHDVPTAWGFTCNNHEKTVEWFKRYLDEKYLKIMIRRARENGEEPEFETIEQVRKYYRDYMERLYKHISRNLQKNEEWRHKKVEFVFSLPATFQSLEISDALMKEIKKAGFGTGGKNHSVSWGLSEPQAAAVYTAKDGDITLRTGDVILTCDAGGGTTDFALLEQCGTAEIAELRERAIVQGINIGSTNIDLAFAKMVHGRLALARADTNAGRSHLVFHKNAEDTMMHSEEFQTWKHEFGNFSEAQFRTPRITVPIRSGGTSSTSARITDGKMNFSYSDFQGLFDPEVEGIINAIRQMLEHGAKAGVPRPVSP